A segment of the Leptolyngbya sp. NIES-3755 genome:
CAAGGTTGGACACGATGGTTAACGGCTTAAAGTGCGGATAGTGAGAAGTTGGGGAGGAGTGGCATCGGGTGGATAGAGGAAGTCAACTTCAATCGATCGTGTTGCTCCGGGTGGCAGAGTTAGATTGAGTAGGGGTTCACCTTTTTGACCGCGACGTTGGACTAGGTGAATGAAGCGGGTTTGGGGAACGGAGCGATCGTTAAGATATCGAAGACGGACTGTGCCTCGGAAGAAGATTCGAGGATCAGGGGGATTGAGAAAGACAAGCTCGTTGCGGCTGCGGTCTTGTTTGATCGGAGTTTCGATCGAGAGTGAAATGGTTTGGGGTTGGCGAGTGGTGTTTCGCAGGGGTAGTGTGAGAATGTAGTGCGTCGCATAGTTGCCGTTGGCGAGGTGGGCTGTGTCGGAATAGCGCACGAGCATAGGAGCGCTTTGAATTTGTCCGGTGGCAAAGGTTCCTTGCTCTAGTGTACTTAGACCGTAAGAGAAGGCGCGACCGGGATTTGGAATGCTGAGGTAGTCTTTGCGATTATCGGTGATGGCTGTACGCCATTCGGAACCTTTGGAGACTCCAGCGACGCGACCGTAGGTGATGTTGGTACTTTTGGAATTTGGTGGCGTGGGGGGAATGTCTCTGGGTCCGGCAACTCCAGCATTGACTAGGAGGTTGAGCCATTCTTCGATCGTGGGAACTCGCTCGGTTCGGTTGGGATTGAGGGGGGCGAACATGGCGAGAGTAGCGACATAGACAGGGGCGTTGCTGAAGAGACGCATTAATGTAGAGCGACCGTTTGAAGTGGGGGTGACGGTTCCTGCTGGAATCGGGAGATTCATCAGCATTTGGGCTTGCTTTGGTGGGATGACCATGACGGTTGGGAGGTTGCCTTGCCTTCGTCCGCGCAAGATATCGCTGACGACTCGGCTTCCGGGTCCTGCGAAGACCGTTCCGATTGGATCTTCGACGTAGGAAGGAAGATCAATAAAGAGGGCATCGGGGCGGGTGAGATAGGTTGCGGCTTGGGAAATGTCAACTTGAACGGGTTGGTCGTTCGGGTTGTAGATGACGATGCCTTGAAAGAGCGATCGCGTTTGGCTGGGATTGCTGGCTCTTGAGATGTGATGGGCGAAGATGTCGAAGCGACCGTTGAAGGCGTAATTTAGGTGCGCTGAAGGAACGCGCATTCCGGTGGGAGGAAAGGTTGAGAGTAGGATTCCTTCGGTTAGAACGACTTCGGGGCTGTTGCTGTTGAAGACGGGGATGTCGTCGAGTTTGCCGGGGAGGGGGCGAATCTCTTGGGTTTCGATGAATTCTTGGGGAGGGATACTCTCTTGAGGGGGGAGTGTTTCCTGGTTGGTGGGCTGGGGAGCGACGATCGGAGGGGGAAGGATCGGGACTCGTGTGGGAAGCTGGGCAAAAGGAGAGATGGGCAAGATCGGGAACATGGATACACTACCAACCGACTTGGATCGACGTGAATTACAGCAAATGTCAAAAATGCTATCCCCTTATAGCGCCATTTTTGACATTCTTTGCCTTAATTAAGCATAGAATTTGTCGCAAACTCACAAAACAAGAGTTCTGGTATGGTTCAGGTTTGTTTGGGTATGAAGGGTTTCAGGATTTGGGCGCGATCGATGAAAGGCGCGTTCGGTTTTGTTTTATCGATCACCAGTGTTGGTGTTTTGGTTGGGTTTGCTGAGGCGGTGGGTGCGGCTCCGAAAAATAGTGATTATTGTGAGGGGCGATTGCAGGATGGCTGGCTCACAGGAGTTTATTCCTGCTTGTTTCCGAGTGGGAGTCGGTTTCAGGGGAATTTACGGAAGTCTGAACGGGAAGGACAAGGGGTATTTATTTTTCCAGATGGGTCGCGGTGTGAGGGGACTTTTCAGGACAATTTGTTGAATGGGCGAGGGGTTTGTCGGTTTGCGAGTGGGAATCGCTATGAGGGGGAGTTTCGGCAGAATGTCCGAGAAGGGCAAGGGGTGTTTATTTATCGAGATGGGACGCGGTGCGAAGGGAGTTTTCGACAGAATGCAATGAATGGATTTGGACGGTGTACGTTTCCGAGTGGGAATCGGTATGAGGGATCATTTCAAAATAACGTGCGGCAGGGGCGTGGTGTGTTTGTTTATGCGAATGGGACGCGGTGTGAAGGGGAGTTTCGGCAGAATGTAATGAATGGATTTGGGGTTTGTGTGTATCCGAATGGCGATCGATATGAGGGGTCGTTTCAGAATAATCAGCGGAGTGGGCGAGGAACTTATATTTTTGCGAATGGGCGGCGATCGCAGGGAATTTGGAGAAATGGAAATTTGCCGCAGGTGCGACCGCCTCAAGCTCGACCGAATCCGCGCCCACGTCCTCGATCGGCTCCACGTCGTCCTAGTCGGTGATGATTTCTCAAATGAGACTTGATCTGAGTCTTGTAGTCAATCTTATCTGAGATAATTTTACGATCAGGTTTGCAAGGTTAGAAGGAACTGTTTGTAGAGGTCGATCAGTTGGTGAAAACAGAGAATCAAATAAGACTTGTAGTGGGACTCATAGTAAGCCTTCGATGAGACGGTAATACTGAAATTAGAGTTGGCTTCTGTGTTTTTTGTCTCAATGTTTATCCAAAGCGAAACTGGAAATCTTGATATTTTCAGGGTTAGTCCAGGCTGAAGTCTTGCGTATCCCGCAGTACATCAAAATCGTATTTCTTTTGAAACGCCTATCCTGCATGAGTCTCAAGCTATTAATTTGAGGAATCTGAATATATGGACTAAAAATGGACTAAATTTCGCGATCGCTTCTTCGCCCGATCGCCCCAAATTATTACAACCAGTCCCTACTTGTCATCGCAGTTTTCTCATCTAAGACTCTTACCGTATCTCAATTAAAGACTCATATAATACATTGAGTTATTCAATCCAGCGATTTACAATAAATTAAGTTGAACAATTTCTACATCATTCAACTGATCGATCAAAGGCTTTTCTCCTCGCCAACAAATCGATCTCAAAAACGGCAGTTCATTTAAGTTGAGTAAGGTAATACCAATTCTGATTTGAATTGCACAAACTTATT
Coding sequences within it:
- a CDS encoding hypothetical protein (conserved hypothetical protein;~similar to AA sequence:cyanobase_aa:LBDG_21930), yielding MFPILPISPFAQLPTRVPILPPPIVAPQPTNQETLPPQESIPPQEFIETQEIRPLPGKLDDIPVFNSNSPEVVLTEGILLSTFPPTGMRVPSAHLNYAFNGRFDIFAHHISRASNPSQTRSLFQGIVIYNPNDQPVQVDISQAATYLTRPDALFIDLPSYVEDPIGTVFAGPGSRVVSDILRGRRQGNLPTVMVIPPKQAQMLMNLPIPAGTVTPTSNGRSTLMRLFSNAPVYVATLAMFAPLNPNRTERVPTIEEWLNLLVNAGVAGPRDIPPTPPNSKSTNITYGRVAGVSKGSEWRTAITDNRKDYLSIPNPGRAFSYGLSTLEQGTFATGQIQSAPMLVRYSDTAHLANGNYATHYILTLPLRNTTRQPQTISLSIETPIKQDRSRNELVFLNPPDPRIFFRGTVRLRYLNDRSVPQTRFIHLVQRRGQKGEPLLNLTLPPGATRSIEVDFLYPPDATPPQLLTIRTLSR
- a CDS encoding MORN repeat-containing protein (similar to AA sequence:cyanobase_aa:LBDG_21940), which encodes MVQVCLGMKGFRIWARSMKGAFGFVLSITSVGVLVGFAEAVGAAPKNSDYCEGRLQDGWLTGVYSCLFPSGSRFQGNLRKSEREGQGVFIFPDGSRCEGTFQDNLLNGRGVCRFASGNRYEGEFRQNVREGQGVFIYRDGTRCEGSFRQNAMNGFGRCTFPSGNRYEGSFQNNVRQGRGVFVYANGTRCEGEFRQNVMNGFGVCVYPNGDRYEGSFQNNQRSGRGTYIFANGRRSQGIWRNGNLPQVRPPQARPNPRPRPRSAPRRPSR